CACAGCCCTGCTGGTAATAGACTGCCAGAATTATTTTTTCAACCCGGCCTCGCCGACGTATCTCAAGGCTTCCAAGAAAGTACTGCCGCGGGTGAACCGGTTGATCGCTTTGGCCCAAGCCCACAAC
The nucleotide sequence above comes from candidate division TA06 bacterium. Encoded proteins:
- a CDS encoding isochorismatase family protein — translated: MKHTNTALLVIDCQNYFFNPASPTYLKASKKVLPRVNRLIALAQAHN